A single genomic interval of Rosistilla ulvae harbors:
- a CDS encoding beta-ketoacyl-[acyl-carrier-protein] synthase family protein translates to MRDSVSPRRVVITGVGLISPLGNQVEAVWEALRDRKSGVDLLQALPSDAMSISCGAEARDFTGSISEFGPLDKQLQRAIKKGLKLMCREIEMGVAAAQLALHDSGLSSDVRDPDRTGVLYGSDYIMTLPEEFAAGIRKCQDAEGRFQFERWSELGLPEVNPLWLLKYLPNMPASHIAIYNDLRGANNSLTLREASPGAAIGEAVSTISRGIVDAMVVGATGTRINPFRTLHVVMQEVLAGGSENPAGLSRPFDKDRTGSVLGEGAGAFILEELEFAKARGAEILGEVIGFGSGTAGSTAGPQFIQTAMANALRGAMRNSDTSVGHVNAHGIGTPDGDIQEAAAIVEVLGPDTPPVVAAKSNFGNLGAGGGMVEAIASIKALSEGSLWPTLNYETPDADCPINVVSSNDVPAGDNFVSLNVSPQGQATAFRIAKFAG, encoded by the coding sequence ATGCGTGACTCCGTCTCTCCTCGCCGCGTTGTGATCACTGGTGTCGGACTAATCAGCCCGCTGGGCAATCAAGTCGAAGCGGTGTGGGAAGCATTGCGCGACCGCAAGAGCGGCGTCGACCTGCTGCAAGCCCTCCCCAGCGATGCGATGTCGATCAGTTGTGGCGCCGAGGCGCGCGACTTCACCGGCAGCATCAGCGAATTTGGTCCGTTGGACAAACAGCTCCAACGCGCGATCAAAAAGGGACTGAAGCTGATGTGCCGCGAGATCGAGATGGGCGTCGCGGCAGCTCAATTGGCACTGCACGATTCGGGACTCTCGTCCGACGTTCGCGATCCCGACCGCACCGGCGTCCTCTATGGCAGCGACTATATTATGACGCTGCCCGAAGAATTCGCCGCCGGAATTCGCAAGTGCCAGGATGCCGAAGGACGCTTCCAATTCGAACGCTGGAGCGAACTGGGGCTGCCCGAAGTCAATCCGCTGTGGCTGTTGAAGTATCTGCCGAACATGCCCGCCAGTCACATCGCGATCTATAACGATCTGCGTGGTGCCAACAATTCACTCACCTTGCGCGAAGCCTCTCCCGGAGCGGCGATCGGCGAAGCGGTCTCGACAATTTCTCGTGGGATCGTCGACGCGATGGTCGTTGGAGCGACCGGCACGCGGATCAATCCCTTCCGCACGCTGCACGTGGTGATGCAAGAAGTTCTGGCCGGCGGAAGTGAAAACCCGGCGGGATTGAGTCGCCCGTTCGACAAAGACCGCACCGGTTCGGTGCTAGGCGAAGGAGCGGGTGCGTTCATCCTGGAAGAACTGGAATTCGCGAAAGCTCGCGGCGCCGAGATCCTTGGCGAAGTTATCGGCTTTGGCTCCGGGACCGCTGGCAGCACCGCGGGGCCTCAGTTCATCCAAACCGCGATGGCCAACGCACTGCGTGGTGCGATGCGGAACAGCGACACAAGCGTCGGTCACGTCAACGCCCACGGCATCGGCACCCCCGACGGCGACATCCAAGAAGCTGCTGCGATCGTCGAAGTCCTGGGCCCCGACACGCCGCCAGTCGTTGCCGCCAAGAGCAACTTCGGCAACCTCGGTGCCGGTGGCGGAATGGTCGAAGCGATCGCCAGCATCAAAGCCCTTTCCGAGGGTTCGCTGTGGCCGACGCTGAACTACGAGACCCCCGACGCCGACTGTCCTATCAACGTCGTCAGCTCCAACGACGTCCCGGCCGGCGATAACTTCGTCAGCTTGAACGTCTCGCCTCAAGGCCAAGCGACGGCGTTCCGAATCGCGAAATTTGCCGGCTAA
- a CDS encoding Rpn family recombination-promoting nuclease/putative transposase — MALGISPLVDFAFKKIFGSPENVRALIGLLNAVLDRASPIIAVEILNPFNYQEFADAKQIVLDVRARDDQGRSLNVGMQVSRVGGLLQRLNYYACSLYLDQMQRGGNYWTLRPAISICFLNDQLFRDTQQPHHWFEQGDMTSGRRLTGGIEVHTIELPKYNLLAETISRASRIEQWVFFLLRADRYSAAELQAMLPDLEFHAAISVVERIASQTEDRVMYDQREKAIRDQQWLLSSARQEGEQAGVLAGQIQLLQRLLQQPEQPLEELLQLPTEKLTAQHTDLQSQARLRNT; from the coding sequence ATGGCTCTGGGGATCAGTCCTTTAGTCGATTTTGCGTTCAAGAAGATCTTTGGCAGCCCAGAAAATGTTCGGGCGCTGATCGGACTTCTCAATGCCGTGCTCGACCGGGCTTCACCGATCATCGCCGTGGAGATCCTCAATCCGTTCAACTACCAAGAATTCGCCGATGCGAAACAGATCGTGTTGGATGTCAGAGCCCGCGATGACCAGGGTCGATCGTTGAACGTGGGGATGCAGGTATCACGTGTCGGCGGCTTGCTGCAACGGCTGAACTATTACGCCTGCTCGCTGTACCTCGACCAGATGCAACGCGGTGGCAACTACTGGACACTCCGACCGGCTATCTCGATCTGCTTTCTTAATGACCAATTATTTCGCGACACACAACAACCGCACCACTGGTTTGAACAGGGCGACATGACCAGCGGACGCCGGTTGACGGGCGGGATCGAAGTACACACGATCGAGCTGCCAAAGTATAATTTATTAGCCGAAACAATCAGCCGAGCCAGTCGGATCGAACAATGGGTTTTCTTCCTATTACGGGCCGACCGGTACTCCGCAGCGGAATTGCAGGCGATGCTTCCTGATCTCGAATTCCATGCAGCGATTTCTGTTGTTGAACGGATCGCATCCCAAACCGAGGACCGCGTCATGTACGACCAACGAGAAAAAGCGATTCGAGACCAGCAATGGCTGCTCAGCTCCGCACGCCAGGAAGGCGAACAAGCGGGCGTGCTCGCCGGTCAAATCCAGCTACTGCAGCGATTGTTGCAACAGCCCGAACAGCCATTGGAAGAACTGCTGCAATTGCCCACCGAAAAACTGACGGCACAACATACCGATCTTCAATCGCAAGCTCGCCTCCGCAACACCTAA
- the lepA gene encoding translation elongation factor 4 encodes MKHIRNFCIIAHIDHGKSTLADRLIQSCGGVSLREFHDQMLDSMDIERERGITIKSNTVTLDYRAPDGQDYLLNLIDTPGHVDFSHEVRRSLMASDGALIVVDASQGVEAQTVANLYLAMEYDLDLLPVINKIDLPAADVDRVREEIDSDLGLDPFAAIPVSAKTGVGIDDVLAGIVEHLPAPTGDPEAPLKALVFDAHFDKYRGVILQVRVMEGTLKPRDIIHFMHTDRDFKVDELGYNQLKLVPRKQLSAGEVGYIVAGVKSVQDIEIGDTITLANRPATEPIPGYQPARQVVFSSVYPMSTDEYQDLTKALDKLAINDAALTYEKDSSAALGFGFRCGFLGLLHLDVIQERLQREFDIGLVISAPSVKYQLTMTDGSTLEVDNPSYWPDPMKIQSAAEPYIKATILTPEAYVGPIMELCRDHRSESQTMNYLSAGRVEVVSEMPLGEVLFDFYGKLKMITRGYGSFDYVPIEYRTTDVVKVEILVNKEPIDALSYLVHREKARTRALHYCEQLAEAIPRHQFKIPIQGAIGGTIIARATIQPYRKDVTAKLYGGDVTRKNKLLEKQKKGKAKMKQFGSVNIPQKAFVSVLQADKD; translated from the coding sequence ATGAAACATATTCGCAATTTTTGCATTATCGCCCATATCGATCACGGTAAATCGACGCTCGCGGATCGTTTGATCCAGTCGTGCGGCGGTGTTTCGCTGCGCGAGTTCCACGATCAGATGCTCGATTCGATGGATATCGAACGCGAGCGGGGGATCACGATCAAAAGCAATACCGTCACGCTGGATTACCGAGCCCCCGATGGTCAGGACTATCTGCTGAACCTGATCGATACGCCCGGGCATGTCGATTTTTCGCACGAGGTCCGCCGTTCGCTGATGGCTTCCGACGGGGCGTTGATCGTCGTCGATGCCTCTCAGGGCGTCGAGGCGCAGACTGTCGCGAATCTCTACCTGGCGATGGAATACGATCTGGATCTGTTGCCGGTGATCAACAAGATCGATCTTCCTGCCGCCGATGTCGATCGGGTTCGCGAGGAGATCGATTCGGATCTGGGGCTCGATCCGTTTGCTGCGATTCCCGTCTCCGCCAAGACGGGCGTTGGGATCGACGACGTGTTGGCTGGGATCGTCGAACATCTACCAGCTCCCACCGGCGACCCCGAGGCGCCGCTGAAAGCTCTGGTCTTCGACGCCCACTTCGATAAATACCGCGGCGTGATCCTGCAGGTTCGCGTCATGGAAGGGACGCTCAAGCCGCGCGATATCATCCACTTCATGCATACCGATCGCGACTTCAAAGTCGATGAGCTCGGCTACAACCAACTGAAACTCGTACCTCGCAAACAGCTCAGCGCGGGCGAAGTCGGCTACATCGTCGCGGGAGTCAAAAGCGTTCAAGACATCGAGATCGGCGATACGATCACGTTGGCAAATCGCCCAGCCACCGAACCGATTCCTGGCTATCAACCGGCGCGCCAAGTTGTCTTCTCGTCGGTCTATCCGATGAGCACCGACGAATACCAGGACCTGACCAAGGCCTTGGACAAACTTGCCATCAACGACGCCGCGTTGACTTACGAAAAAGATAGCTCCGCTGCGTTGGGCTTCGGCTTCCGCTGCGGCTTCCTCGGCTTGTTGCACCTGGACGTGATCCAGGAACGGTTGCAGCGTGAATTTGACATCGGGCTTGTGATTTCCGCTCCCTCGGTGAAGTATCAGTTGACGATGACCGACGGTTCGACGTTGGAAGTCGACAACCCGAGCTATTGGCCCGACCCGATGAAGATCCAGTCGGCGGCGGAACCTTATATCAAGGCGACGATCCTGACGCCCGAGGCGTATGTCGGCCCGATCATGGAGTTGTGTCGAGATCATCGCTCCGAATCGCAGACGATGAACTACCTGTCGGCGGGACGTGTCGAAGTGGTCAGCGAGATGCCGCTGGGCGAGGTGCTGTTCGATTTCTATGGCAAGTTGAAGATGATCACCCGCGGCTACGGATCGTTCGATTACGTGCCGATCGAATATCGCACGACCGACGTGGTGAAGGTCGAGATCTTGGTCAACAAAGAACCGATCGATGCACTCTCTTATTTGGTCCACCGCGAAAAGGCTCGGACGCGAGCGTTGCACTACTGCGAACAGCTTGCCGAAGCGATTCCACGACACCAGTTTAAAATCCCGATTCAAGGTGCGATCGGCGGCACGATCATCGCCCGAGCTACGATCCAACCGTACCGCAAAGATGTTACGGCCAAACTGTACGGCGGTGATGTGACGCGAAAGAACAAGCTGTTAGAGAAGCAGAAGAAGGGTAAGGCGAAGATGAAGCAGTTCGGCAGCGTGAACATCCCGCAGAAGGCGTTTGTCTCCGTATTGCAAGCCGATAAAGACTGA
- a CDS encoding Gfo/Idh/MocA family protein, translating to MTNLTIAMHGVTGRMGTHQHFVRSILAIMRQGGVRAANGEMILVTPILLGRNETKLRHLAEVVADQEIGTQVAWSTDVDAVLTDPRVDIVFDASSTQMRVSIVRQAAQQGRAVYCEKPIAVDVSQAMVLAELCESAGIKNGVVQDKLWLPGVCKLRALRDEGFFGDILSVRGEFGYWVFTGHDPDRPAQRPSWNYRREDGGGMMLDMFCHWQYLLGDLLGPIDRILAHATIDLPERIDEVGNAYPCTADDSAYAIFVTESGITCQFNCSWATRVRRDDLLTIQIDGTKGSAVAGLRDCWVQEMAATPRPVWNPDIPQPIDFHSGWQKLPDTTTYDNAFKVQWELFLRHVAADEPFPWTLRRGVDGVALAEAGQTSSAEQRWVTLGGSP from the coding sequence ATGACAAACCTGACGATCGCGATGCACGGTGTTACCGGGCGGATGGGAACCCATCAACATTTTGTCCGCTCGATTTTGGCGATCATGCGTCAAGGAGGCGTCCGCGCTGCCAACGGAGAAATGATTCTGGTGACGCCGATTCTGCTTGGACGTAACGAAACGAAGTTGCGACACTTGGCGGAGGTTGTGGCGGACCAAGAGATCGGGACGCAGGTCGCTTGGTCGACCGATGTCGACGCCGTCCTGACCGATCCCCGAGTCGATATCGTCTTCGATGCTTCGAGCACTCAGATGCGGGTGTCGATCGTCCGCCAGGCGGCTCAGCAGGGCAGGGCGGTTTATTGCGAAAAACCGATCGCCGTCGATGTGTCACAGGCGATGGTATTGGCCGAGCTTTGTGAATCGGCGGGAATCAAAAATGGGGTGGTCCAGGACAAGTTGTGGTTGCCGGGCGTTTGCAAATTGAGAGCGCTCCGCGACGAAGGCTTTTTCGGCGACATCCTCAGCGTCCGCGGCGAGTTTGGTTATTGGGTCTTCACCGGCCATGATCCCGATCGCCCGGCGCAGCGGCCTTCGTGGAACTATCGTCGCGAGGACGGCGGCGGGATGATGTTGGATATGTTCTGTCATTGGCAGTATCTGCTGGGCGATCTGTTGGGCCCGATCGATCGCATTCTGGCTCACGCGACGATCGATCTGCCCGAGCGAATCGACGAGGTGGGCAACGCCTATCCCTGCACTGCGGACGATTCGGCGTATGCGATTTTTGTGACCGAAAGCGGGATCACGTGCCAGTTCAATTGCTCTTGGGCGACGCGGGTGCGACGCGACGATCTGTTGACGATCCAAATCGATGGGACCAAGGGCTCGGCGGTCGCTGGATTGCGAGACTGTTGGGTTCAAGAGATGGCTGCGACGCCGCGGCCGGTTTGGAATCCCGACATCCCACAACCGATCGACTTCCACAGTGGATGGCAGAAGCTGCCCGACACGACGACCTACGACAACGCCTTTAAGGTTCAGTGGGAGTTGTTTTTGCGGCACGTTGCGGCGGACGAACCCTTTCCTTGGACGCTGCGTCGCGGAGTCGACGGGGTGGCGCTGGCCGAAGCCGGGCAGACGTCATCGGCAGAACAACGTTGGGTTACGCTCGGCGGATCGCCTTGA
- the rarD gene encoding EamA family transporter RarD produces the protein MNEQQGEECDLSTRHERIGAMCAVGAHMMWGFFPLYWHLLDYVPSATLTAYRVIWSFLLLMTLSIAMPRLRRALLQLREPRKLAIYAATATMIGINWGAFMYAVGSGQVLQASLGYYINPLLNVLLGVVVLGERLKPFQWIAVGFAAVGVAVMVMMGSGMPWIALAMASAFAVYGLLKKKATLPPLEGLSIETGLLFPAALAFLLLQSPDPGAQPYSPVTWLLLIIGGALTIAPLALFATAAKRVTLTTIGILQYVGPTLQWFVGVVLLGEAFGGSKLIGFLFVWTGVTVFIVGGLQMQSRATRQARQVALAE, from the coding sequence TTGAACGAGCAGCAGGGTGAAGAGTGCGATTTGTCGACGCGTCACGAGCGGATCGGTGCGATGTGCGCTGTTGGTGCCCATATGATGTGGGGCTTTTTTCCGCTCTACTGGCACCTGCTCGATTACGTTCCCTCGGCTACGTTGACGGCGTATCGCGTGATTTGGTCGTTCCTGTTGTTGATGACGCTATCGATCGCGATGCCTCGGCTGCGTCGCGCACTGCTGCAGCTTCGTGAGCCACGGAAATTAGCGATCTACGCGGCGACAGCGACGATGATCGGGATCAACTGGGGTGCGTTCATGTACGCAGTCGGCAGCGGCCAAGTGCTGCAGGCCTCTCTGGGCTATTACATCAATCCGCTGTTGAACGTGCTGCTTGGAGTCGTCGTGTTGGGCGAACGCTTAAAGCCATTTCAGTGGATCGCCGTCGGCTTTGCCGCAGTTGGCGTCGCCGTGATGGTGATGATGGGCTCGGGGATGCCGTGGATCGCGTTGGCGATGGCCTCTGCTTTTGCAGTCTATGGTCTGCTGAAAAAGAAGGCGACGTTGCCGCCGTTGGAAGGATTGTCGATCGAGACGGGGCTGCTGTTTCCCGCCGCCTTGGCGTTCCTGTTGCTGCAGTCCCCCGATCCGGGCGCACAACCTTACTCTCCGGTCACCTGGTTGCTGTTGATCATCGGTGGAGCACTCACGATCGCCCCGCTGGCTCTGTTTGCGACCGCAGCCAAACGCGTCACGCTGACAACGATTGGGATCCTGCAATACGTGGGTCCCACGTTGCAGTGGTTTGTTGGAGTCGTGTTACTGGGCGAAGCGTTTGGCGGCAGCAAGCTGATCGGTTTTCTGTTCGTCTGGACCGGCGTGACCGTCTTCATCGTCGGCGGCCTGCAGATGCAGAGCCGCGCGACGCGGCAAGCCCGCCAAGTCGCCTTGGCCGAATAG
- a CDS encoding class I SAM-dependent methyltransferase, with amino-acid sequence MTHRSFLHTAIAVIVTILVQTSARLEAQQTTTEAPATIPLPAGINDNFKDPELNVSEWLDRFEVESREVYAGRKAVLAACAIQPGERIADVGAGTGFYSQLFAKTTGWDGWVYSVDIAPNFLQHIASRATADGIENLTPVLGTDVSIRLPSESVDLVFICDTYHHFEKPMQSLASIYRALKPGGRLVLIDFDRIPGKSREFILGHVRAGKEVFQSEVIAAGFQFTDEVEVDAFEENYLLRFTKPSK; translated from the coding sequence ATGACTCACCGATCCTTTCTCCACACCGCGATAGCAGTGATAGTTACCATCTTGGTCCAAACGTCGGCGCGACTGGAAGCCCAACAGACGACAACCGAAGCACCCGCCACGATTCCGTTGCCCGCAGGGATCAACGACAACTTCAAGGATCCGGAACTGAACGTCAGCGAATGGCTGGACCGTTTTGAAGTTGAAAGCCGCGAGGTCTACGCCGGGCGAAAAGCCGTCTTGGCAGCGTGTGCGATCCAACCGGGCGAAAGGATCGCCGACGTCGGTGCGGGGACCGGTTTCTACAGCCAGTTGTTCGCCAAGACGACCGGCTGGGACGGATGGGTCTACAGCGTCGACATCGCGCCAAACTTCCTACAGCACATCGCCTCCCGAGCGACAGCCGACGGTATCGAAAACCTAACGCCGGTGCTCGGCACCGACGTATCGATCCGCTTGCCTTCCGAATCGGTCGACTTGGTATTCATCTGCGACACCTACCATCACTTTGAAAAACCGATGCAATCGCTGGCGTCGATCTACCGTGCATTGAAACCCGGCGGACGATTGGTCCTGATCGACTTCGACCGCATTCCAGGCAAATCGCGCGAGTTCATCCTCGGCCACGTTCGGGCTGGAAAAGAGGTCTTCCAAAGCGAAGTCATCGCGGCCGGCTTCCAGTTCACCGATGAAGTCGAAGTCGATGCGTTCGAAGAAAACTATCTGCTGCGATTCACCAAGCCGAGCAAGTAA
- a CDS encoding PepSY domain-containing protein, whose amino-acid sequence MSSSTESATPNSTDDLDNANGESSRRLPKKKTRAEKLGRSTVMLLRRIHLYSGIFMFPWVLMYGFSGWMFNHPRMFTADEVTTYHAADLDDGLLTDLTSAEKTAAAVVEQINLQSSESQGPKLRITDDRRPLFSGHLEYNVNTPTAKHQLAVNPVTGDGEVRTTLVDAETDDAADDKPDPLAEVYRVEIQPNVSADIQRQIPEVLDQLGLPSNRASLGYRKLSVVFSAEADGIPCIVSYNLADGSVNSVREDDRPQLTKKAFLQRMHLGRIYTPVVEIRWLWALLVDAMFVSMVFWGCSGLLMWWQIKRTRWLGMGLLATSILLATFVGLGMHDQMTSTGPPKKIPAKQTTVTDVSGKSD is encoded by the coding sequence ATGTCGAGCTCGACTGAATCCGCCACTCCCAATTCGACCGACGATCTCGATAACGCAAACGGCGAATCGTCACGGCGGCTGCCCAAAAAGAAGACGCGAGCTGAAAAACTGGGCCGGTCGACGGTGATGCTGCTGCGACGGATCCATCTCTACTCGGGGATCTTTATGTTCCCCTGGGTGCTGATGTATGGGTTCAGCGGTTGGATGTTTAATCACCCGCGGATGTTTACCGCCGACGAAGTTACCACCTATCACGCAGCAGATCTCGACGACGGTCTTTTGACCGACCTGACATCCGCCGAAAAGACGGCGGCTGCGGTGGTCGAACAAATCAACCTGCAATCGTCCGAATCGCAGGGCCCCAAGCTTCGCATCACGGACGATCGGCGACCGCTGTTCAGCGGCCACCTCGAATACAACGTCAACACACCCACCGCCAAACACCAACTGGCCGTCAACCCCGTCACCGGCGACGGCGAAGTTCGCACGACACTTGTCGACGCCGAAACTGACGACGCGGCAGATGATAAACCCGATCCGTTGGCAGAGGTCTATCGAGTCGAGATCCAGCCAAATGTTTCCGCCGATATCCAACGCCAGATTCCCGAAGTGCTCGACCAACTGGGGCTGCCCTCGAACCGCGCCAGCCTCGGATATCGAAAACTGAGCGTCGTCTTCTCGGCCGAAGCCGATGGCATCCCCTGCATCGTCAGCTACAACCTGGCCGATGGCAGCGTCAACAGCGTTCGCGAGGACGACCGGCCGCAACTGACCAAAAAAGCCTTCTTGCAACGGATGCATCTAGGGCGAATCTACACGCCGGTCGTCGAGATCCGATGGCTGTGGGCACTGCTTGTCGATGCGATGTTCGTCTCGATGGTCTTCTGGGGCTGTTCGGGCTTGCTGATGTGGTGGCAGATCAAACGAACGCGTTGGCTGGGGATGGGCCTGCTGGCGACAAGCATCCTGCTGGCCACCTTCGTCGGCCTGGGGATGCACGACCAAATGACCAGCACCGGCCCACCAAAGAAGATCCCAGCAAAACAAACCACAGTCACCGATGTGTCAGGAAAATCGGACTGA
- a CDS encoding DUF1552 domain-containing protein has translation MSNYLSQSWLIDRRHALRAMGSLISLPLLECMIPLRAAEKETASPRRSAFIYLANGVHSLNYQITTPGKNYQLSRSLMPLEKHRQVITPISGLHHPGALSHHHNCISVWLTGGKLGPSDRNTISVDQKMAEVTAQHTRVSSMEVAITQDSLAWTADGVRLPAMRRCSEIFASMFEEPKGGKTAQRRALRRKGSVLDANLAEVRRLEKNMGSADKGRMDQYLSSIREAEIRTRRADAWLDTPLPVVSDADRKRTNRDIATTMAGDYFRTVYDLMVLAFQTDVTRVATFSMGGEGDAIAIPEIGITESRHQLSHHGGDAGYMEKLTMYDTFAVEQFSYFLTRLAETNDLNGKPLLDSTMSLFGSGMCYGHSHGNANLPLVLAGGSDLGLKHGSHLDFNQSAEDFKGYALGADGALTTKHYQLCSRPANPNAHMSNLLLMMAQRMGVEIDQFGDSNKVIEV, from the coding sequence ATGAGCAACTATCTTTCCCAATCCTGGCTGATCGACCGCCGCCATGCCCTTCGTGCCATGGGCAGCCTGATCTCCCTGCCCCTACTGGAATGCATGATTCCTCTGCGGGCGGCTGAAAAGGAAACCGCCTCGCCTCGCCGCAGTGCCTTCATCTATCTCGCCAACGGCGTCCATTCACTCAACTATCAGATCACCACACCGGGCAAGAACTACCAGCTTTCCAGGTCGCTCATGCCTCTGGAGAAGCATCGCCAGGTCATCACGCCCATCAGCGGCCTGCATCATCCGGGTGCCCTCAGCCATCACCACAACTGCATCTCCGTCTGGTTGACCGGCGGAAAGCTCGGTCCTTCGGATCGGAACACCATCTCGGTGGACCAGAAGATGGCGGAGGTCACGGCGCAGCACACCCGTGTCTCGTCGATGGAGGTCGCCATCACTCAGGATTCCCTCGCCTGGACAGCCGACGGGGTCCGGCTGCCTGCGATGCGTCGTTGCAGCGAGATCTTCGCATCGATGTTCGAGGAACCGAAAGGGGGCAAAACTGCCCAACGGAGAGCCTTGCGTCGTAAAGGGAGCGTCCTGGACGCCAACCTCGCCGAAGTGCGCCGTCTTGAGAAAAATATGGGATCGGCGGACAAGGGACGAATGGACCAATACCTCAGCTCCATCCGCGAGGCGGAGATCCGAACGCGACGGGCCGATGCGTGGCTCGACACGCCGCTGCCGGTCGTTTCCGACGCGGACCGCAAACGCACCAACCGCGATATTGCCACCACAATGGCAGGTGATTATTTCCGCACGGTCTACGACCTGATGGTGCTCGCCTTTCAAACCGACGTGACACGCGTGGCCACCTTCAGCATGGGAGGTGAAGGGGATGCCATCGCGATTCCCGAAATCGGCATCACCGAGTCGCGCCATCAACTGAGCCACCACGGCGGGGACGCAGGCTACATGGAAAAGCTGACCATGTATGACACCTTTGCCGTAGAGCAGTTCAGTTATTTCCTCACCCGGCTCGCGGAGACCAACGACCTCAACGGCAAGCCGCTCCTAGACTCGACGATGTCACTCTTCGGCAGCGGCATGTGCTATGGCCACAGCCATGGAAACGCGAACCTGCCGCTGGTCCTTGCCGGCGGGTCGGATCTCGGGCTGAAGCACGGCAGCCACCTCGACTTCAATCAGTCGGCGGAAGACTTCAAAGGCTACGCGCTCGGAGCCGATGGAGCGCTCACTACCAAGCACTATCAGCTGTGCAGCCGTCCCGCGAACCCGAACGCCCACATGAGCAACCTGCTGCTCATGATGGCTCAGCGGATGGGCGTGGAAATCGACCAATTCGGCGACAGCAATAAGGTGATCGAAGTATGA